The Lentzea guizhouensis genome contains a region encoding:
- a CDS encoding nitrate- and nitrite sensing domain-containing protein, which translates to MRSAAVGVKDATIPSVQAFAGLQQERQLSLVLLSKAGGVDTAALRQQHARTDESVTRMKAAFTDLADGAPQDIVDRINALTTVLDDLGRHRAQVEAGTGSPQEVYDYYNSLLDAGVALISRQARQVPDAEAGQSNVHAVTIFQAADWMSRGATIGSRGLLNKAFTPAERVEFVRLIGAYHAGVDATIPFALEQPRQQYDALRTSSEYRALLDLEGRVINGDTGVTDQQWRAAAGPVHEKLVAIAVRQVEDGTTLGLEKANSRFTAVLIGSLIALLAVVVGIVLALRISNRLVSRALVTRLTSLREDTLRLAQERLPHIVARLRGGEQVDVHRDMPPLDYGNDEIGQVADAFNTAQYTAVAAAVKETQAREGVNRVFLDIAHRNQGLVHRQLKILDKLEREEENPDQLDSLFQLDHLATRARRNAENLIILAGEQPGRQWRKPVRLSDVLRAAVAETEQYVRVKVNPVPDRALVGVAVADTIHLLAELVDNATAFSSPRSEVIVHSSAAPHGIVIEIEDHGLGMTQEERLQANAKLSNPPDFETMAFRGESRLGLFVVARLAARRGIKVELRDSPYGGTVALCVLPPQLVAPHNTAGDITETTQMPVRSFHDHHHGHVEEHPSFPLKRPPVVPPAVNPPPVPAVSEPEPPVDDQTNQAPTSDGKPPLPRRRKRQSLAPQLMQSDDVTHAEPVTGERSAERTRDGLAAFQRGTRDARLTDDWRSEGAPSS; encoded by the coding sequence ATGCGTTCTGCCGCAGTCGGCGTGAAGGACGCGACGATCCCCTCGGTGCAGGCGTTCGCCGGTCTGCAGCAGGAACGCCAGCTGAGCCTCGTGCTGCTGAGCAAGGCGGGCGGTGTCGACACCGCGGCGCTGCGGCAACAGCACGCGCGCACCGACGAGTCGGTCACGAGGATGAAGGCGGCGTTCACGGACCTCGCCGACGGCGCGCCGCAGGACATCGTCGACCGGATCAACGCGCTCACCACCGTGCTGGACGACCTCGGCCGGCACCGCGCGCAGGTCGAGGCGGGCACCGGCAGCCCGCAGGAGGTCTACGACTACTACAACAGCCTGCTCGACGCGGGCGTCGCGTTGATCTCCCGGCAGGCGCGGCAGGTGCCCGACGCCGAGGCCGGTCAGTCCAACGTGCACGCCGTCACGATCTTCCAGGCCGCCGACTGGATGTCCCGCGGCGCCACGATCGGGTCCCGCGGGTTGCTCAACAAGGCGTTCACGCCGGCCGAGCGGGTCGAGTTCGTCCGGCTGATCGGCGCCTACCACGCCGGTGTCGACGCCACGATCCCGTTCGCGCTCGAGCAGCCCCGCCAGCAGTACGACGCGCTGCGCACCAGCTCCGAGTACCGCGCGCTGCTCGACCTCGAGGGCCGCGTCATCAACGGCGACACCGGCGTCACCGACCAGCAGTGGCGGGCGGCGGCCGGTCCGGTGCACGAGAAGCTCGTCGCGATCGCCGTCCGGCAGGTCGAGGACGGCACGACCCTCGGCCTGGAGAAGGCCAACAGCCGCTTCACCGCCGTGCTGATCGGCAGCCTGATCGCGTTGCTCGCCGTCGTGGTCGGCATCGTGCTGGCGCTGCGCATCTCGAACCGCCTGGTCAGCCGCGCGCTCGTCACCCGCCTCACCTCGCTGCGGGAGGACACGCTGCGGCTCGCGCAGGAACGGCTGCCGCACATCGTGGCGCGCCTGCGGGGTGGCGAGCAGGTGGACGTCCACCGCGACATGCCGCCGCTGGACTACGGCAACGACGAGATCGGCCAGGTCGCCGACGCGTTCAACACCGCCCAGTACACGGCGGTCGCCGCCGCGGTGAAGGAGACGCAGGCCCGTGAGGGCGTGAACCGGGTCTTCCTCGACATCGCGCACCGCAACCAGGGCCTGGTGCACCGGCAGCTCAAGATCCTCGACAAGCTGGAGCGCGAGGAGGAGAACCCGGACCAGCTGGACTCGCTCTTCCAGCTTGACCACCTGGCCACCCGCGCCCGCCGCAACGCCGAGAACCTGATCATCCTCGCCGGCGAGCAGCCGGGCAGGCAGTGGCGCAAGCCGGTGCGGCTGAGCGACGTGCTGCGCGCCGCCGTGGCCGAGACCGAGCAGTACGTGCGGGTCAAGGTCAACCCGGTGCCCGACCGCGCGCTCGTGGGCGTGGCCGTCGCCGACACCATCCACCTGCTCGCCGAGCTCGTCGACAACGCGACCGCGTTCTCGTCGCCGCGCTCCGAGGTGATCGTCCACTCCAGCGCGGCGCCGCACGGGATCGTGATCGAGATCGAGGACCACGGTCTCGGCATGACGCAGGAGGAACGCCTGCAGGCCAACGCGAAGCTCTCCAACCCGCCGGACTTCGAGACCATGGCGTTCCGCGGCGAGTCCCGGCTGGGGCTCTTCGTCGTCGCACGGCTCGCGGCCAGGCGCGGCATCAAGGTGGAGCTGCGCGACTCGCCCTACGGCGGCACGGTCGCCCTGTGCGTGCTGCCGCCGCAGCTGGTGGCGCCGCACAACACCGCGGGCGACATCACCGAGACCACGCAGATGCCGGTGCGGTCGTTCCACGACCACCACCACGGTCACGTCGAGGAGCACCCGAGCTTCCCGCTGAAGCGGCCGCCGGTGGTGCCCCCCGCCGTGAACCCCCCGCCCGTCCCAGCCGTTTCCGAACCAGAACCACCGGTGGACGATCAGACGAACCAGGCACCTACCTCGGACGGGAAGCCCCCGCTTCCCCGCAGGCGCAAGCGGCAGAGCCTCGCGCCGCAGCTCATGCAGTCCGACGACGTGACGCACGCCGAGCCGGTTACCGGCGAAAGGTCGGCCGAGCGGACCCGGGACGGGTTGGCCGCGTTCCAGCGCGGTACCCGTGACGCGCGGCTGACCGACGACTGGAGATCAGAAGGAGCCCCCTCGTCATGA
- a CDS encoding roadblock/LC7 domain-containing protein → MKDKTSQHGELNWLLEDLIQRVVGARHAVVLSADGLLLGRSAGLSRDDSEHLSAMASAFQSLARGTGRHFGGGAVRQTIVEMEHAYLFVTAAGHGACLALLGEEDADMGMIAYEMNMLVKRVGTYLSSAPRAETATVPSARESR, encoded by the coding sequence ATGAAGGACAAGACCAGCCAGCACGGCGAACTGAACTGGCTGCTGGAAGACCTCATCCAGCGGGTGGTCGGCGCGCGGCACGCGGTCGTGCTGTCGGCGGACGGACTCCTGCTCGGCCGCTCGGCCGGGCTCTCCCGCGACGACTCGGAGCACCTGTCGGCGATGGCGTCGGCGTTCCAGTCGCTCGCCCGCGGCACCGGCAGGCACTTCGGTGGCGGCGCGGTGCGGCAGACCATCGTCGAGATGGAGCACGCCTACCTGTTTGTCACGGCGGCGGGCCACGGTGCGTGCCTCGCGCTGCTCGGCGAGGAGGACGCGGACATGGGCATGATCGCGTACGAGATGAACATGCTGGTCAAGCGGGTGGGCACGTACCTCTCGTCGGCCCCCCGCGCAGAAACGGCGACGGTGCCCTCCGCACGAGAGTCGCGCTGA
- a CDS encoding DUF742 domain-containing protein: protein MTAREDWWYDEAAGPLVRPYAMVRGRTRPNAPNLHLVTQVRASVVASDQTSLTVEHREIMALCARPLSIAEVAAYLDVPLVVVKVLLSDLIERGDVIVQNSAPQVPDRDLLQAVLDGVRGI, encoded by the coding sequence ATGACCGCGCGTGAGGACTGGTGGTACGACGAGGCCGCTGGACCGCTGGTGCGGCCCTACGCGATGGTGCGCGGCCGCACCCGGCCGAACGCGCCCAACTTGCACCTCGTGACGCAGGTTCGCGCGTCGGTTGTTGCGTCCGACCAGACGTCGCTGACGGTCGAGCATCGCGAGATCATGGCCCTGTGCGCACGACCGCTCTCGATCGCCGAAGTGGCCGCCTACCTCGACGTCCCGCTCGTCGTGGTCAAGGTGCTGCTCTCGGACCTCATCGAGCGCGGTGACGTGATCGTGCAGAACTCCGCTCCCCAAGTTCCCGACCGGGATCTCCTGCAGGCCGTACTGGATGGTGTTCGTGGGATCTGA
- a CDS encoding GTP-binding protein produces MVFVGSDDQLTVPTAVKIVIAGGFGTGKTTMVSSVSEIPPLKTEELLTEAGVHVDDLAGIEGKDTTTVALDFGRITINTSVVLYLFGTPGQNRFWFMWDELAHGAIGAVVLVDTRRLDSSFPSIDFFEHRGIPFIVAVNCFDGGQLYTVDEVRHALDLDDAIPVVLCDARNRESSKTVLVGLIQHSMNRLALA; encoded by the coding sequence ATGGTGTTCGTGGGATCTGACGACCAGCTGACCGTGCCGACCGCGGTCAAGATCGTCATCGCGGGTGGTTTCGGCACCGGCAAGACCACCATGGTCTCGTCGGTCTCCGAGATCCCACCGCTGAAGACCGAGGAGCTGCTCACCGAAGCCGGTGTGCACGTCGACGACCTGGCCGGCATCGAGGGCAAGGACACGACCACGGTGGCGCTGGACTTCGGGCGCATCACCATCAACACGAGCGTGGTGCTGTACCTGTTCGGCACGCCGGGCCAGAACAGGTTCTGGTTCATGTGGGACGAGCTGGCCCACGGCGCGATCGGCGCCGTCGTGCTCGTCGACACCCGCCGGCTCGACTCGTCCTTCCCGTCCATCGACTTCTTCGAGCACCGCGGCATCCCGTTCATCGTGGCGGTCAACTGCTTCGACGGCGGGCAGCTCTACACCGTGGACGAGGTGCGGCACGCGCTGGACCTCGACGACGCGATCCCGGTCGTGCTGTGCGACGCCCGGAACCGCGAGTCGTCGAAGACGGTGCTGGTCGGTTTGATCCAGCACTCGATGAACCGCCTGGCGCTGGCTTAG